A window from Triticum aestivum cultivar Chinese Spring chromosome 6D, IWGSC CS RefSeq v2.1, whole genome shotgun sequence encodes these proteins:
- the LOC123143281 gene encoding uncharacterized protein codes for MEVKKRAAAIAALCIMFLLVLPSGQRQQVAAMSDFCKCFNDCYPGCRSPGVPRWLCIPFCANKCSPNTNQAGDGVGSAAATCRMACKIHICDFSEAPADAADADVCVQNCNKMKIWSHKAHN; via the exons ATGGAGGTGAAGAAGAGAGCGGCAGCCATTGCCGCCCTGTGCATCATGTTCCTCCTCGTGCTGCCGTCCGGGCAGCGGCAGCAGGTGGCCGCCATGTCCGACTTCTGCAAGTGCTTCAACGACTGCTACCCTGGGTGCAGGAGCCCCGGCGTGCCGCGCTGGCTCTGCATCCCATTCTGCGCCAACAAGTGCAGCCCCAACACCAACCAGGCCGGCGACGGCGTCGGCTCTGCCGCCGCCACGTGCAGGATGGCCTGCAAGATACACATCTGTGACTTTTCAGAGGCGCCAGCCG ATGCAGCTGACGCCGACGTCTGCGTGCAGAACTGCAACAAGATGAAGATATGGAGCCACAAGGCCCATAATTAG